tTGCCAATCCCTTAACTGCAAAAGGAAGAACAAGCTTTTCCGCTACTTACCAATTGTCCTCAGCCCATCTACAGCCATCCGTATCTACCACATGCAGGCTGTACGCATGCCGTGATGTTGAGGACTTGTTCTCAAAACTGTATATCAGGTATATAGGAAGAAGACATcataaaaactatattaatcacgtaaatttatcataattcaCTGTGCACTTATAGTTGGAGAGCAGCGCAAACCTCTGATGAATTAGATCCCCATGAATGACCACCAAGGAGCCAGCTTTTACTTCGATCGGAACAAAATCCTTCTGGTCATAGGATGGAGATGGCTTATCAAAATGAACCCCCTTTTCATCTCTGATGAATCTTCTCACGAGGCCATCTTAAatgttaaacaagaaaattaacaCCCATTTAAGATTCTTATAACAAGAAAGAAGGGACGGGGGGCAATATGTGAAACATGTTTAGAAACATACTTTTATGAGATCCAGGAATAGCCCAGAGGCAACCGTTTGTAATGGTTGCATCTTCTAAAGCAAGCCATAGTCCAGTGCAAGTAGGTGGATTTGTGTATAGAAATGAATTATCCTGATGTGGAACAACCTCACCGCCAATTCCAGGTTGCTGGAAATGAAATTCATACAGTGCACTTACAATAAAAACTCATATGTGACGGAAGGGCACTCAATTTAGAACACATTCACTAGGTTTGACACAAATGAAGGAAATTAAAATGTCAATTAGAGTCTTAATCCTTACTCATGAACATTAAATTCAAGTATCTACAAGAAGATCCAGAGATTAAACGTTAGAAAGTATGTCATGAGAACGCATGGTTCAATTATATGTGCCAGGGACCCTACTTTATGCATACTACCAGTATTGTTGGTTTGTTCATCAGCGTGGTTCTGTTAAAAAAGTACCTTGAAAATGTACATCGACTGAATCACTACCGGCTTTTTGTAACCCAGAGAACATAATAAACTTGACACTCTCTCTGAGCTCGAGAAACTCCTAAATACTGGGTCTCTTTCATGTAATGCTGCAAGAAAATATATGGTGCTCAATACATATTAAGAACACAGCCAAACTATAGCGATGTTTATTGAAGTCAAACTTGAATGAAAACATATGGAGTACAACTAAGGGGCAGAGTGAAAAATCTTCAAACTGTAGAGGAGAGGTGGAAAATAGAATTTGCAGCCAAAATACAATCAATCAACACAAGGTCAAAAGCATACCATGCCCAACTTTGTTTATTGAGAGTTCTTTTGGTTGCTTCAAGTTGCCATCATGATCAAATGCTTTTTCTGTCAAAACAGCAAATGACGCCACATATTTTAGTGGGCAAGAAACTCCATAAATACCACATTGTTCCATGAACCAGCAGAATATGATGACAGTTAAGCTAAAAAGTTGagaaacaattatatttatataaataaaataggataTATAGAACATGTAAAATGCTAATTAGAACTGACGAAGAGacaatcattaaaaaaata
The window above is part of the Sesamum indicum cultivar Zhongzhi No. 13 linkage group LG2, S_indicum_v1.0, whole genome shotgun sequence genome. Proteins encoded here:
- the LOC105156242 gene encoding phytanoyl-CoA dioxygenase; the protein is MGIVGNLNPNQLQFFESEGYLVLESFASTDEIRALRLKMEQLLDQFDCSSRASIFSTKNQQHTTDDHFFESAEKISFFFEEKAFDHDGNLKQPKELSINKVGHALHERDPVFRSFSSSERVSSLLCSLGYKKPVVIQSMYIFKQPGIGGEVVPHQDNSFLYTNPPTCTGLWLALEDATITNGCLWAIPGSHKNGLVRRFIRDEKGVHFDKPSPSYDQKDFVPIEVKAGSLVVIHGDLIHQSFENKSSTSRHAYSLHVVDTDGCRWAEDNWIRRNVEPEPLYAL